TGCACTAATCCAGTAAAATCATAATACATGTCACAACATGGTGTCATCAATAAACTGGTCTTTCACGATGTTAGGAGAActttctctttctatttttacttgAGAAATGCTAACAATCCATGAATCCATTGTTATTGGGTAAAAATTCATGActaattttattacatttttaacaCCAGTTTTTGTACTTGCAGTGTGGCACGATTAGTTTTTACCATGtgatgaaatttaatttgtacTTAGAAGACTAGGTGACAAGAATCCTTATGTGTGTGAAATGCATTTCTTAGCAATAATCATAGtctaaggttttaaatatcGGTCACGTTGCGGCTTTGTCGTGTTTGTTGATATCGCCATAAATTGCGGACAAATGTGACCGATGTGGTTCCAAATTGTGATCGTGTTGCAGTCACACCTTGATATTGCAGACCAAATCACAGTTGGAgaccattttttaaaaccttattCATACATTTTATTGGATTGAATAGAAAGCAAATTGGAAGGTTCAAGAACTGCAGGGTGTATTTAGATATTTTCTCCATTGAACaatagttaataaatatttgcaACTCATCCTATATGCTAGTATCTATGAAAAAGAGATGTGGTACTGCCATGCTGGTGTAATCCCATCTAAGAACACATCTAGATTTTACacctaaaaaaattgaattgaaattaTATAACAGTATGCAAAATTTCTCCcccaaaagaatagaaataaaattatctgtATGATGAGAATAATATGCTTGTGGTTTGAGGGCTGTCAGCTGTGATAAGTAAGATCAGCAGAAATGTCAATTGTCAAGAGATGAACATGGTTGATGATTTGCCTATgtgaagaaaatgaaggaaTTGAATTTTCattgctaaaatattttcattgtcaTGTCACCTGCAAGAAGAGTTAATCAATTCCTTGGAAAACATGTGTTTATGCAGGTGGAGGGGAAGACTGTGAAGGCACAAATATGGGACACTGCAGGGCAAGAGAGGTACAGAGCTATCACCAGTGCCTACTATAGAGGAGCTGTTGGAGCCTTGTTGGTGTATGACATAACCAAGAGGCAAACATTTGACAATGTGCAGAGGTGGCTTCGCGAACTAAGGGACCATGCGGACTCCAACATTGTTATCATGATGGCTGGAAACAAATCTGACCTGAATCATCTGAGAGCAGTGTCTACTGAAGATGCTCAAAGTTTGGCTGAGAGGGAAGGTTTGTCCTTTCTAGAGACTTCAGCATTGGAGGCATACAATGTTGAGAAGGCATTCCAAACCATTTTGTTTGATATATATCACATTATAAGTAAAAAGGCACTGGCAGCACAAGAGGCTAATTCCTCTACTGGCCTTCCCCAAGGAACTACCATAAATGTCTCGAATATGTCCAGTAATGCTGGCAATAGAAGTTGTTGCTCTAACTAATTAACAGGGTTACCATGTAGAAAATGAGAGGGTGAAAAGCAaagtttctcaaaaaaaaaaaattgttatttgaaAACACATCAGGAATAGTTGCTAGTTAATTGCTACCTTTTGTCAggttggtttttattttttgtgtaagACGTGGGAGGATGATGATCTCTAGTCTTCAACAATCTCAATTGAAAATGAATATGATGTGTTAACAATTCATGCTCTTTTCTTTGGTGTAAACTGATTCTTGAACTGCATGTCATTCGGAGTTAGGATTTAGTGGACTTTAGTCTTTAATATTGTAACTCTAGTGTGTAAGTTAATGTGCTACTATTCTTTCAGTTAATGTGCCCTTATTCTTTCAGATGTAcgtttcatttataataaaacctTAGCGTTCATAACACAATTTTGTTATCATTAACAAAGAGATGCTAGGTATATATTTGATTCATCAATTGTCTATTTATATTGTATTTAGAGTAAATGTTTAATTTAGTCCTCTAAAATTATATGtatcattatgttttttttttaataaaaaatagacacCAAAACCATCCCTGAACATTTATCATGTCTAGTTCAGAGTGAAACTTGACCACTCCCTCAAAAACGTTTGAAATCACATGTTGGCCAACATGTCTCACCACTTTTCCAGTTTAAAAACTCAAGCTATATAAGTATGATAACCATTGACAGATGAGCATATTatagacaataatatttttcatattggtTAGAAAAggaattctattttttatttcctaagaGGAATTTTAGTTAAATACTTAATGTTAACAAGAAAATACCAAGTTCAGACAGAGTTTTTCAAAGTCCATTTTCCATTTTACCCCAACGAATCATCTTGCATTCTATCCTGTAGCATTTCTTattagaaaagataaaagaccaCCCCATTTGCTTTTCCAATTTGGAAACTCAAAATACGTTGAAATTGAACAAATGTAAATATAGGACATCTGTAAAAATTATAGAACCAGCAAAATTCACATTTAATTTCCTATCAACTTAATTGGTCACAACACTTCTGCCATTAGGTAGTTAATGGTCCAACAGGTATGGGACCAATTTTCTTGTAAGATGTGAACATGTTCAAAGAGGAACATATATGGTCATTGTCCAGTATCCTATCATTATGTTTTCCATCTACTGAACAAGAGTAATACATGTTTTATCTTCTCTCCGTGATAAAGTCTATATATAGGAGTAATTTCCTCCATTTTTGTATTcatcaaattagaaataaaattacttttcagTTTCCTCAACTTTTTCTAGTTTTgaagttaataaaaataataatgaacatCAAAAGAAAAAGTACTCGACTTGCCTCTCAACAAAACACATTAAAATTAGGTTCAGAATAGgcagaaaaaaatatatcaaatattgtTCATTGATTACATAAATTGAACGACATTATCCTACAATTTTAGTTGAATAAGGGTCATCACTAGAAGTTGAGAAGTTCTAGTAtaatattctataaataaataaagaaataacataatattGCCCCTACCAAATTAACTTAGAGTAAATTACATTaatcttgaaattttgtgaaattacataaaattttctgtttttatttactCCTACATACTAAATTcctaagtttttgaaaaatatacatAGACACTTCTTTATACGTTACATATTAACTTTGTTAATTGTTTAAGAAATATTACACCAGACTCCCCTAAAAAaggttattataaataataataaaaacatttgtataatttcataaaactttcataaataattagtgtaatttactaattaatttaattagtctATATAGTTAGATAATTTAAGGCCAATTTTTTTCTCacagtttcttttctatttacacttttcaaacaaaaattcaaattgtgatttgtCACATTATAAAAAACTAGTTCTATTTGTTAAACTCAATCCCCATTGATGGTTAACTATATATGATAACtactttttttacaattaagcTTTGAAATCTTATAAAGAGATGTGTTCACATTTAATATCCGAGCGTGGTTCAAACAAAGTTGCTTTAgaaacacaatatatatatatatatatatatatatatatagagagagagagagagagagagagagaaagaagcaGAAAAAACAATTTGTATTTGGGCAGCTTAATTTAAAACTGGTTCATAAATGCAAGAGTTGGAATCAGGAAGTCCATCTTGGGAGAGATGCGGCTGTTGCTTCCTGGTCCTCTAAGTTGTTTCCTGCACCCTTTctgaaatttcttttcttttatctttcggATTGGTTAATCTGGAAGCGGAAAAAAGATATATTCTAGCATATAATTTCATATTCTAGACTGGTCATTCCAAAAAAGAGAGTGCAAGAAGGAACAAACCAGAGATGTACTGGAGGGACTGAAGGCTCAACCATTAGAAGTGAACCATAGGGTGAGAAAGCCTTCTATAGACCCATGTGAAAATCCTGCCCCAACCAACAAGAAGAAAATATCGAGAAACAACAAATAGGGTTCTTGCATTAAGTTTTCTCTCAACCAATTCTCACTAGACACGGGAGCTAGGGGAATTAGAGCACGTGTGAGTAATGGATAATACTTATCACTAAATCACCACAATAATTTGGGAGCTGTCTTTTTATGTAGCGTTAGATTCACCAAACATCATGAGTTGTCAACGGATGGTGTAAGTGTAACATTATGTGCATCGAAATTTATTGTATAAGCCAAGCAGCTATGTGTGACCACTTCACTGCTTTAGCTTTGCCAACTATAAATATTCTGTCTGATTCATATACTGATCACGGACCCTTCCATATCTGTTCAGTTTGGTGACACCTGGAaatcacaaattcaaattttcaaactACGGTAGTTAGATGTATATATAAACTCAcgaaataatttcaataaatatattctagttttgcacatatttttcatcttaaGTGACAACAATAGAATGCAGATATGCTTGAAAAATGAGTCCAAATAAGATTGTAAAAGTTGTACAATTGTAAAGCAATATACATCAAATTTCAtccgaaataaaaataatatcaaatttaattgatttcacattttttcaaaCATTCAAATTCTATTGAGTTTTCATTgaattactaatttttaaaaaataaattattttacatgtcaaatttatcataattttcaaatatttaaatagaaaataataattttaagactttaaataaatattggaggcacaattaaatttatttaacttaGAAACAAAGTAACttaattgactaaataacttaaagattaaaattatttacagaCCAAATGAAAAGTGTAGTTaaacttattgttttaaaacaaataatacacTAAATTTTGTGTCCTATATGGTATTAACTAATACTTTTTATCTTACAAtttccttttcacttttttttgaattacaaaaatacaagaaaactAAAAACTTCTAAGTAACTAGTAATACCCATTTGAAATAGTAGGACTcattttcctttcactttttttgaagaatttaataatgatacagtgaattatatattgtcatttaatcataaatcattattaatatgatttttaagataattttgtcaaattcgataaatttattttacacagtgatttttattgaataatggTGTAAAACTAAACTATTTTATAATGAtatctttttgaaatttaaaattaggttaattaagtttttagtcctGAAATTATGGGGTTGAATTTCTTatccataaattattttttaaaaatatttggttCTTAAACAATTTCTCATTATTATAAATAGTCTTTAGTGTTAATTATCTCTATAAGTATTGAATTGTTAACTTAAGTGATCACGAATATCATCACAAATTATAAATGAGAATAATGAATTAGCTATAAATTGCCTCACAAGTGATTATTGTATGTTTATAGGTGCTTGGAGTATTAGAGTCTAAGAATcactattcttttttcttttgtattttaataaaatattattttaattatttacctaGATCTGACTTATTTTATAACGCTTTATCACTTAACAGAGATATTAATGTCAAGAACTATTTTGAATAACAGAAAATTTTTAgggatcaaatttatttttaaaaaaataatttagagaaaaattcaaaacccccataattttagaattaaaaacttaatcatCCCATTAAAATCTATCAAAAATTATTCTCCGAGTAACGCGGTCAGGAAAAGCTGTATGGCGGTAACCCAATACGGCATCCATCGGTGCAACTACAAAGCCAACGAAAAGccaatgaataattaaataatcaagagtcacaaataaaaaatgtcgTTTTTTCCTACTAAATGCATTAGTCCCTACTAAAAGCATATTtcataattgattattaaatcTCCTATAATAACTTACAAGTAAATATCTTCATCAAGGAATTATCAACACGGACATGTACTGTTTCATAGTTAATAAAACTTAAAGTTTCCTCGTCCGtacactttattattatttttattgtaatctatTGGTCATGTTATTGTTGCTATTTGCTAGTAATGGGATGCTTGAGTAGTTTATATAAGATTTTAGGATACACTCAAAAAGAATactattattgttgttaaatttactaaatcaaatattttgtcCATAAAAATCAACCATGcgtttgtttcaactttcatgTGTTCAACGTCTTAAGCGTAGTAGATACGTATTAATATGACTGTATGAGGCGCGTGATTAGAATTCAATGGCACCTTCCTagtaaacaaagaggaaaagggTTCGATGCGTGTAATATAACTTTGGAAAgagataatgaattttaagtataattaaattttaaattggtaattaatctttaattagCTCAAATGATTAAAACTTACAATAATATGTAAGTTTCgctgaaaaagttaaaaattctaattacagTAATTATGAAAAAACATCATAGTTGCATAATTGTGGTAAAATTGCATAGAAGTTCGCAAttgcataatttaatttttttatcatcttcaATATCTGTTCATAACCATATAAGTGGCTATTCTTCAAGAAAATTTTCGATCAAAAAGAATAGCTAAGGAAATATGTCGGGGTTTAatgttttacttttactttaaaCCCCTATAACACGCTTGGTTTAACCCACGTTGCCCAAACCTTAATTATGTATTTGGATGGATATTTTTAATggagtaatttattttaaataagatattgaatatatgtcattttaaatttaatatttggataataatttaaagagaaattaaatatctaaaattttaaccaaaaattttaattaacaaaaaatgaatcATATGAAATCCTCTTGAAAatcaaagaatttcaattttcttattttcctcTCCAACGCgacctttatctttttttctctctttattcttttctttttcctttcgtCCTTCCACACGACCAACAATTATCATGACGGTGGTGCTACCATGTTCCACCACCCAAATGTGAGATCTGAAACAAAACTCAAGCCTTAGAGGCAAAACGTGGTTCCGAAGCGGAGATGTGAGCAaagacaaatatttattttcattattttgctttttcttaTTAGCTCCCTCAATCCTCCTTCTTGATTGGAAGAAGCCTAATTTGTAAAGATCCATCGATgttgatttttatctttattttggaGAATGATTTTTACCTTCGACAAATAAATAATTGGGTGAACtagttttgtttatttcttttcataatGCTAACTTGGTTGGAAAGAAAGGAGGTTGCGGTGGTGTCGTCGTCGTCATTGACTTTGGTGTTGGTGTTGTAGTTGGAGCAAAATTTAGgttagagagaatgagaagctaaaagagaatatggaaaagttaaaaaaaaaagataaaagctaaaaataattatagccctttttatttttaaaaaaaataataaatccaatggtaaaataaaaattatcacttAGGGTTAAAACTATGCCCCAAAATATTaaagggattaaaaaaaaatggagactCAAGTGAATTAAAGTACAGAATAACTAAATTTAGAAACAAATAAGaacactaaattaaaatttattattatatattatataacattaaatttattttaaatatttaactatttaaaaaaaatgattcatgtttctttttattcaatattgaaattttaatttttaaataaatatttaaaaataaaaatttgtattttattaaaattgtattactttatccaaaaaaaaaattaaaatacaaaaaattaattatctcatctaaataaaatatttataaaatgaaagaaatttaaatcaaaataataaaaaatgatgtgtatttgaattttctgaaattttttaaatcccAGTCCAAAATACATGCTAATATCTACAGCTGTCTAATCTAACGTGCCTTCTCAACTTAATTTTCAGGCAACGGATATTCCCCAGAAAAGTACCTCATATTCGCCAACGGAATCTATCTCCTACAACCGCTTCCACAGCAAATCCCCCTTTCAACACAAAAACACCCACACATCATTGTCCCTCTTAAATCAACGACGCAAAACATGAAACTACCCTGCAACCCACCGCACCACGTAAAGCCCGCGATGCTTTAACTTTTCCCGTGAACCCACCCCGACAATACGTCACCGTTTTGCTCGAGTCGCGTCGCAAAAACGACGTCGCCGACGCCCTTGTTTGAAATTGTGCAGAGCGAAAAGTAACAAAGTGAAGAAAAGAGCAGATAGAAGAAAAAGCTCGGTGCATAGTTCCGAATCCTTGTTCTTCTGATAGTGAAGGTAGCTTGaggtttatttaatttaattcggTTCGAGAAAAGTgctgagagagagaaaatagaaaagGTGAAAAATCGAAGGTCGGAGATGCAAATGGAAGCTAGGGTTGGTATGGCGGTGGATGGTGGTGGTGTACGGAAGTTGGTGCAGCCGCCGCCGAAGCAGATTGGAACTGTTTCTCAGCTTCTCGCCGGAGGAGTCGCCGGCGCGTTCAGCAAAACCTGTACGGCGCCTCTTGCGAGACTTACCATCCTCTTTCAGgttccaatttttttaatttcctctcaattttataaaaaaaagtttttcttatttttctttctgcGTTTATCTGAGTTCGATTCTTATttgaaatattgaaattaaaattaaaatttcaaaccaTAATGTGTGAGAGAGGGGGTT
The genomic region above belongs to Glycine max cultivar Williams 82 chromosome 14, Glycine_max_v4.0, whole genome shotgun sequence and contains:
- the LOC100799595 gene encoding ras-related protein Rab2BV gives rise to the protein MAYKVDHEYDYLFKVVLIGDSGVGKSNILSRFTRNEFCLESKSTIGVEFATRTLQVEGKTVKAQIWDTAGQERYRAITSAYYRGAVGALLVYDITKRQTFDNVQRWLRELRDHADSNIVIMMAGNKSDLNHLRAVSTEDAQSLAEREGLSFLETSALEAYNVEKAFQTILFDIYHIISKKALAAQEANSSTGLPQGTTINVSNMSSNAGNRSCCSN